In the Pseudomonas sp. DTU_2021_1001937_2_SI_NGA_ILE_001 genome, one interval contains:
- a CDS encoding chemotaxis response regulator protein-glutamate methylesterase gives MIKVFIVDDSALVRQVLTGCLDNHPGIKVIGQAGDPLYAIEKMRRDWPDVLILDIEMPRMDGLTFLRQIMSERPTPTLICSTLTEDGAGVSVEALSAGAVGVFTKARLGLRQSLEQMSGDLIRKIEEAARTRPRLFNAVPGLAAKKTQAPAPVSPLLQTTDRVVALGCSTGGTQALEYVLRQLPRDCPGIVIVQHMPEKFTADFARRLDNLCQIEVREAKHLDRVHTGLALIAPGGFHMQLKRSGAHYQVEVLDGPPVNRHKPSVDVLFRSVARHAGANTLGIIMTGMGDDGARGLLAMRESGAQTVAQDEASCVVFGMPKEAIRMGAAQTVEPLSRVPLLIQQFGDHARHG, from the coding sequence ATGATCAAGGTTTTCATCGTCGACGACTCGGCCCTGGTACGCCAGGTTCTGACCGGCTGCCTGGACAATCATCCGGGTATCAAAGTCATCGGGCAGGCCGGCGATCCGTTGTATGCCATCGAAAAGATGCGCCGCGACTGGCCCGACGTGCTGATTCTCGACATCGAGATGCCGCGCATGGACGGCCTGACTTTCCTGCGCCAGATCATGAGCGAGCGACCGACGCCGACGCTGATCTGCTCGACCCTGACCGAAGACGGTGCCGGGGTTTCCGTAGAAGCGCTTTCGGCCGGCGCCGTCGGCGTGTTCACCAAAGCGCGCCTGGGTCTGCGCCAGAGCCTGGAGCAGATGTCCGGGGACCTGATCCGCAAGATCGAAGAAGCCGCCCGCACACGCCCGCGGCTATTCAACGCTGTGCCTGGGCTGGCAGCGAAGAAGACCCAGGCCCCTGCCCCGGTCAGCCCACTCCTGCAGACCACCGACCGGGTGGTCGCGCTGGGCTGTTCCACAGGCGGCACCCAGGCACTGGAATACGTACTTCGGCAGTTGCCGCGTGACTGCCCGGGCATTGTGATCGTTCAACACATGCCGGAGAAATTCACTGCGGATTTCGCCCGGCGCCTGGATAATCTGTGCCAGATCGAAGTTCGCGAAGCCAAGCACCTTGATCGCGTGCATACTGGCCTGGCCCTGATCGCTCCAGGTGGTTTCCACATGCAGCTCAAGCGCAGCGGTGCGCATTATCAGGTCGAGGTACTCGACGGCCCACCGGTGAATCGTCACAAACCTTCGGTGGATGTGCTGTTCCGCTCCGTGGCGCGCCATGCGGGGGCCAACACACTGGGCATCATCATGACCGGCATGGGTGACGACGGTGCTCGCGGCCTGCTGGCCATGCGCGAAAGTGGCGCACAGACGGTGGCGCAAGACGAAGCCAGCTGCGTGGTGTTCGGCATGCCCAAGGAAGCCATCCGCATGGGCGCGGCGCAGACGGTGGAACCGTTATCCAGGGTACCGCTGCTGATCCAGCAGTTCGGTGACCATGCTCGACACGGCTGA
- a CDS encoding chemotaxis protein CheW — MNLAKPIDSTFDNAHDMSVQHLSFRVRDAAYALPIDLVREIIEYHDVTAVPMMPAFIHGVINLRGNVVPVLDLAARFGFELTKAGKRTCIVIIDLPMEDQQQRIGLVVDAVDAVLDIDPQQVVPPPPFGAGIRTDFIAGMARNEQTFTIILNIPQVLSLDDIRQLSLAIAKGS, encoded by the coding sequence ATGAACCTTGCCAAGCCCATCGACTCAACGTTCGACAATGCCCACGACATGAGCGTGCAGCACCTGTCGTTCCGCGTGCGTGACGCCGCCTACGCCCTGCCCATCGACCTGGTGCGGGAAATCATCGAATACCACGACGTGACGGCGGTACCGATGATGCCGGCGTTCATCCACGGGGTGATCAACCTGCGCGGCAACGTGGTACCGGTGCTCGACCTGGCGGCACGCTTCGGCTTCGAGCTGACCAAAGCCGGCAAGCGCACCTGCATCGTGATCATCGACCTGCCCATGGAAGACCAGCAACAGCGCATCGGCCTGGTGGTCGATGCGGTGGACGCGGTGCTGGACATCGACCCGCAGCAGGTGGTGCCACCGCCGCCGTTCGGCGCGGGCATCCGTACCGACTTCATCGCCGGCATGGCGCGCAACGAGCAGACCTTCACCATCATCCTGAACATTCCGCAGGTGTTGTCCCTCGACGATATTCGCCAGCTCAGCCTAGCGATTGCCAAGGGAAGCTGA
- a CDS encoding chemotaxis protein CheD: protein MISSLFLRPGDYFFGRHDGPVTTLLGSCVSIILWHPRWRLLSVSHYVLPRDPARSNGPDEDADTRYGEAVFRRLEQDMQRFGTRPGEYRKSLFGGGTLNGSPRRGMRQVGHSNSEFALRQFQQRNWQVDHCDLEGDLYRRLSIDGHSGRIDCERKLMRLALQQRRIS from the coding sequence GTGATTTCTTCGCTTTTCCTGCGTCCGGGCGACTATTTCTTCGGTCGCCACGATGGGCCGGTCACGACGCTGCTGGGCAGCTGCGTGTCGATCATCCTCTGGCACCCGCGTTGGCGCCTGCTGTCGGTGTCCCACTACGTACTGCCCCGCGACCCTGCACGCAGCAACGGCCCAGACGAAGACGCCGATACCCGTTACGGCGAGGCGGTGTTCCGTCGCCTGGAGCAAGACATGCAACGTTTCGGCACCCGCCCCGGCGAGTACCGCAAGAGCCTGTTCGGTGGCGGTACGCTGAACGGCTCGCCGCGCCGTGGCATGCGCCAGGTTGGCCATAGCAACAGCGAATTCGCACTGCGCCAGTTCCAGCAACGCAACTGGCAAGTAGACCATTGTGACCTGGAGGGCGACCTCTATCGGCGCCTCAGCATCGACGGCCACAGCGGCCGCATCGACTGCGAGCGCAAGCTGATGAGGCTGGCCTTACAGCAGAGACGGATATCATGA
- a CDS encoding response regulator transcription factor yields MPCRILLADDYPLFRAGIRALLEKHNEYEIVGEADDTLSAIELAVVLAPEIVLLDMSVERTASVQTLEELALHAPHCKVLMLSMHTDSEFVMKCLQLGAHGYLLKSASVLELELALQALRRGDQYLSSAVVPLVVSQAVKKAQGQTVRNGSVALTERQLEILRLIARGESTRSIAVGLGLSVKTVEAHRSQVMHRLGIHDIASLVLFAVREGIIEVND; encoded by the coding sequence ATGCCTTGCCGAATCTTGCTCGCCGATGACTACCCGCTATTCAGGGCCGGCATCCGGGCACTGCTGGAAAAACACAACGAATACGAAATCGTCGGTGAAGCCGACGACACCCTGAGCGCCATCGAGCTGGCCGTCGTGCTGGCTCCTGAAATCGTGCTGCTGGACATGTCGGTGGAGCGCACCGCCAGCGTCCAGACACTGGAGGAACTTGCGCTGCACGCGCCGCATTGCAAGGTGCTGATGCTGTCGATGCACACCGATTCGGAATTCGTCATGAAGTGCCTGCAACTGGGCGCCCATGGTTACCTGCTCAAGAGCGCCAGCGTGCTGGAGCTGGAACTGGCGCTGCAGGCTCTGCGCCGTGGCGATCAGTACTTGTCTTCGGCCGTGGTGCCACTGGTGGTCAGCCAGGCAGTCAAGAAAGCCCAGGGCCAGACGGTGCGCAACGGCAGCGTGGCACTGACCGAACGGCAACTGGAAATCCTGCGCCTGATCGCCCGTGGTGAATCGACCCGCTCCATCGCGGTTGGCCTGGGCCTCTCGGTGAAGACCGTAGAAGCCCACCGCTCGCAGGTCATGCACCGCCTGGGCATTCACGATATCGCCAGCCTGGTGCTGTTCGCCGTGCGCGAGGGCATCATCGAAGTCAACGACTGA
- a CDS encoding OprD family outer membrane porin has protein sequence MRGFIWLSGLWLGLLAQAAMADEGGFWEDARANLDLRNYWLYSDYRHDRQREQNYRREWAQGFTARFSSGYTPGLVGLGVDAHGFVGLRLDSGRGTAGTGLLPLDSDGRAEPDYSSAGAALKLRLGDTRLLVGEMEVETPVFDTADKRLQAEYARGWLLDSQALPSLRLVAGQFDAFKNQDQSSGHGDFQGYGASTAGRSLRLAGVETRGDQPLGAAVYVGELSDTWRQYYFNLHGLHPLAGDATHFSWDANLYRTLDSGNARAGAIATTAASLMLKLRHGIQVFSLGYQKIHGDTPFDFVGGDSIYLANSIKYADFNGPGEQSWQARYDLDLSRLWDGLSFMGRYVRGSHIDGSHAPEGGAYNPFDADLERYVPAQGNGGRHWERDLTLAYKAPGGALKDLSVELSYVTHRGNAAQGNDDLDRVYLIVQYPFDLLPR, from the coding sequence ATGCGTGGATTCATCTGGCTGAGCGGTCTCTGGCTGGGGTTGCTGGCTCAGGCGGCGATGGCCGATGAAGGTGGTTTCTGGGAAGACGCCAGGGCCAACCTGGACTTGCGTAACTACTGGCTGTACAGCGACTACCGGCATGATCGCCAACGCGAACAGAACTACCGGCGCGAATGGGCGCAGGGCTTCACCGCCCGCTTCAGTTCCGGTTACACCCCCGGCCTGGTGGGCCTGGGCGTAGACGCACACGGTTTCGTCGGCCTGCGCCTGGACAGCGGCCGCGGCACCGCAGGCACCGGCCTGCTGCCGCTGGACAGCGATGGGCGCGCCGAACCGGACTACTCATCCGCGGGCGCGGCGCTCAAGCTGCGCCTGGGCGATACCCGGCTACTGGTCGGCGAAATGGAGGTGGAAACCCCGGTGTTCGACACCGCCGACAAGCGTCTGCAAGCCGAATATGCACGGGGCTGGCTGCTCGACAGTCAGGCCCTGCCGAGCTTGCGCCTGGTCGCCGGGCAGTTCGATGCGTTCAAGAACCAGGACCAGTCCAGCGGCCACGGCGACTTCCAGGGCTACGGTGCCAGCACCGCCGGTCGCAGCCTGCGCCTGGCGGGCGTCGAGACCCGCGGCGACCAGCCGCTGGGTGCCGCCGTGTATGTCGGCGAGCTGAGCGACACCTGGCGGCAGTACTACTTCAACCTGCATGGGCTGCATCCGCTGGCGGGTGACGCGACACACTTTTCCTGGGACGCCAACCTGTACCGGACCCTGGACAGCGGCAACGCCAGGGCCGGCGCCATCGCCACCACGGCCGCAAGTCTCATGCTCAAGCTGCGTCACGGTATTCAGGTCTTCAGCCTCGGTTACCAGAAGATCCACGGCGATACGCCATTCGACTTCGTCGGCGGCGACTCGATCTACCTGGCAAACTCCATCAAATATGCCGACTTCAACGGCCCCGGCGAACAATCCTGGCAAGCCCGCTACGACCTGGACCTGAGCCGCCTGTGGGACGGCCTGAGCTTCATGGGACGTTATGTGCGCGGCAGCCACATCGACGGCAGCCATGCACCCGAGGGCGGGGCCTACAACCCGTTCGACGCCGACCTGGAGCGCTACGTGCCCGCCCAGGGCAACGGCGGCCGACATTGGGAGCGCGACCTGACCCTCGCCTACAAGGCCCCAGGAGGCGCGCTCAAGGACCTCTCGGTGGAACTCTCCTACGTCACCCATCGCGGCAATGCCGCGCAAGGCAACGATGACCTGGATCGCGTCTACCTGATCGTGCAATACCCCTTCGACCTGCTGCCGCGCTGA
- a CDS encoding CheR family methyltransferase: MADALKMPTLGDSEFRQLQKMMAEASGIQLADNKRPLVAGRLMKRLRHYRLGSFREYLQLIEQPQYRQEKRLVVDLLTTNETYFFREHPHFDFLGQWAARQRGSLRLWSAACSSGEEPYSIAMVLSEHAATKDWSITGSDLSLSVLKKAQDGIYDLAQAKYFPEGWLQRYCLSGIGDMSGRFRVQAALRERLTLREVNLVQPLAEDLGPFDAIFLRNVLIYFDGDEKKRILQRVIGQLRPGGLLFIGHAESIHGLQLPVRLVQPSVYECL; the protein is encoded by the coding sequence ATGGCCGATGCACTCAAGATGCCGACACTCGGTGACAGCGAGTTCCGGCAGCTGCAAAAGATGATGGCCGAGGCCTCCGGCATCCAGCTGGCCGACAACAAGCGGCCACTGGTGGCCGGGCGTCTGATGAAGCGCCTGCGCCACTACCGTCTGGGCAGCTTCAGGGAATACCTGCAGTTGATCGAACAGCCGCAGTACCGCCAGGAAAAACGTCTGGTCGTCGACCTGCTGACCACCAACGAAACCTACTTCTTCCGCGAGCATCCGCATTTCGACTTCCTGGGCCAGTGGGCAGCGCGGCAGCGTGGCTCGCTGCGCCTGTGGAGCGCCGCCTGCTCTTCCGGCGAAGAGCCCTACAGCATCGCCATGGTGCTCAGTGAACATGCTGCGACCAAGGACTGGTCGATCACCGGCAGCGACCTGAGCCTGAGCGTGCTGAAAAAGGCCCAGGACGGCATCTACGATCTCGCCCAGGCCAAGTACTTCCCCGAAGGTTGGTTGCAGCGCTACTGCCTGAGCGGCATCGGCGACATGAGCGGGCGCTTCCGCGTCCAGGCGGCCCTGCGTGAACGACTCACCCTGCGCGAGGTCAACCTTGTTCAGCCGCTGGCCGAAGACCTGGGGCCGTTCGACGCTATCTTCCTGCGCAATGTCCTGATTTATTTCGACGGTGACGAGAAGAAACGCATCCTGCAGCGCGTCATCGGCCAGTTGCGCCCAGGTGGGCTTCTGTTCATTGGCCATGCCGAGAGTATCCATGGCCTGCAGTTGCCTGTGCGACTGGTCCAACCCTCGGTATACGAATGTCTGTGA